The following is a genomic window from Deltaproteobacteria bacterium.
AATTAATGGGTTTCGGTTTAGCTTTAGTTAAAATTGAACACTTTATTGAGGTTTTAAACTATGTCACAGCAAACAACAGCGGCTTTAAACGATCCCCAACCACCAAAAATTGAATTGACACCTAAGGCTGCAGAAATGGTTAAAAAAGCTGCCGTTGAAGAAGGTTTAGATGTTTTTGCTTTGCGCGTTGGGGTTATTGGTGGTGGTTGTTCAGGGCTGCAATATTTACTTGATTTTGTCAAAGAACCTACGGCTGAAGACTTTGTTAGTGAATATTATGGTGTAAAAGTAGTCATTGACCCGTTTAGTGCAGGGCATTTGGCTGGTACCGTTATTGATTATGCAAAAGGACCACATGGTTCGGGTTTTAAATTCAATAATCCTAACATTAATAACTCTTGTAGTGGATGTAGCTCTTCATGCGGGTGTTAGTATATTAGGGACACCCCCTGATTTAGATTTAATTGCTGCAAATCAATTAGTGTTTGAACATGGTAGCCTAAGAGAAAAGGCGGCGCCACCTTCTGGAGCATGTGGATCAACATCAACTTCACCATCATGGGCGCGGACTAATGTTCGAGCCATAACTAAGCCTAGCCCTACGCCGTTGGCTTTATTGGCGGATGCAAATGGTTTGAAAAGATTATCTTGTGTTTCTTTTGATATTCCCGGACCATTATCGGCAATACGAATTACAATGTGATTCTCGTCAACAGTTGCACGCATCCACACACAGGGGCTTATTTGAGAATTTGTAGTATTAGCCACAGCTTCTTTAGCATTAGCCACAATATTTTCGATAACTCGATGGATACGAGCAGCGTCAATTGGTGCCTGCATATTTTTTACACCATCAAGATCCATGATTAAATTAATTCCTGCAGCATCGAGCATTTTGCGTGGATGTTTCATCACATCTTCAAGAAATTCTCTGATTGCTGTAGGCTTACGACTGATTTCGATTGTGCCAACTTTAGCAAAATCGAGTAGCTCGATAACCATGCGGCGCAGCCGCTCAGTTTCATTGGCTAAAGTTGGTAAATCACCAAGTACTGAATTTACATCCATACCGTTTTTCGCACGATGCATGGCGACATCAATAATCATTGAAATAGTAGTTAATGGGTTTTTTAGGTCATGAGCTATTGCAGCAGTCATATTGCCAATTGCAAGCAGTCGGTTATCTCGTTCATTCACTTGATGTTGTAAAGTACGGGCACGTAAGTGTGCTTGCACACGAGCACGTACTTCAAGAATATCAAATGGTTTGGTTAGATAATCATCAGCTCCAGCATCTAGACCAGCTACAG
Proteins encoded in this region:
- a CDS encoding iron-sulfur cluster assembly accessory protein, producing the protein MSQQTTAALNDPQPPKIELTPKAAEMVKKAAVEEGLDVFALRVGVIGGGCSGLQYLLDFVKEPTAEDFVSEYYGVKVVIDPFSAGHLAGTVIDYAKGPHGSGFKFNNPNINNSCSGCSSSCGC
- a CDS encoding response regulator, giving the protein TTFNVLIPRQPSSAVKTDNSINTFTNLHDMQIVNSTTSNLINNSIDSSYLLSDIVNLELLNSVQPTNAIISETPSIVVVEDHADLRQFIAQSLSSEYRVYSAADGKEGLELVKRIHPVLVLTDVMMPNMDGHALCRAIKTDAKLSATSVVLLTAYAGSDAAVAGLDAGADDYLTKPFDILEVRARVQAHLRARTLQHQVNERDNRLLAIGNMTAAIAHDLKNPLTTISMIIDVAMHRAKNGMDVNSVLGDLPTLANETERLRRMVIELLDFAKVGTIEISRKPTAIREFLEDVMKHPRKMLDAAGINLIMDLDGVKNMQAPIDAARIHRVIENIVANAKEAVANTTNSQISPCVWMRATVDENHIVIRIADNGPGISKETQDNLFKPFASANKANGVGLGLVMARTLVRAHDGEVDVDPHAPEGGAAFSLRLPCSNTN